One stretch of Vicinamibacteria bacterium DNA includes these proteins:
- a CDS encoding GntR family transcriptional regulator, which produces MHEFILAALREGRLRPGDRIRQKEICEALGVSRTPVREALLQLEPLGLVSFFPRQEIVVNDLTEQDVRELFETIGPLETAAARLATPSMTSNDIEKFEESVATMKELLAARDLQGLKREMEAFHEIHLARCPNALMVSTIRLLKRRFYDVPHRMAFVPEWEFRQLEEHSRLAQLFRDKDAEGVAEFMQVHWGWEHNKEGALCSYFPRSLEGEGAAQKKAPVKEPREVLSR; this is translated from the coding sequence GTGCACGAGTTCATCCTCGCGGCACTTAGGGAAGGCCGCTTGCGTCCCGGGGACCGGATACGGCAGAAGGAGATTTGCGAAGCCTTGGGCGTCAGCCGAACCCCGGTTCGGGAGGCCCTGCTGCAACTTGAACCTCTGGGCCTCGTCTCGTTTTTTCCGCGGCAAGAGATCGTTGTCAACGACCTGACCGAGCAGGACGTAAGGGAACTCTTTGAGACGATTGGCCCGCTCGAAACTGCGGCCGCCCGGCTCGCGACACCCTCCATGACCTCGAACGACATCGAGAAATTCGAGGAATCGGTCGCCACCATGAAAGAGTTGCTTGCGGCGCGCGACCTCCAGGGTCTGAAGCGCGAGATGGAGGCCTTCCACGAAATCCACTTGGCGCGCTGCCCGAATGCGTTGATGGTCTCGACAATTAGGCTGCTGAAGCGACGTTTCTACGACGTACCCCACCGGATGGCATTCGTGCCGGAATGGGAATTTCGGCAGCTCGAAGAGCACAGCCGGCTCGCACAGCTGTTCCGTGACAAAGACGCCGAGGGCGTAGCCGAGTTCATGCAGGTCCATTGGGGGTGGGAGCACAATAAGGAAGGCGCCTTGTGCAGTTATTTCCCTCGAAGCCTCGAGGGCGAGGGCGCAGCCCAGAAAAAGGCCCCCGTCAAGGAACCGCGGGAAGTTCTCTCAAGATGA